In one window of Melospiza melodia melodia isolate bMelMel2 chromosome 21, bMelMel2.pri, whole genome shotgun sequence DNA:
- the INTS2 gene encoding integrator complex subunit 2, which translates to MSECSALQFVSPYAFEAMQKVDVVRLAALSDPELRLLLPCLVRMALCAPADQSQSWAQDKKLILRLLSGVEAVNSIVALLSVDFHALEQDASKEQQLRHKLGGGSGESILVSQLQHGLTLEFEHSDSPRRLRLVLSELLAIMNKVSESNGEFFLKSSELFESPVYLEEAADVLCILQAELPSLLPIVDVAEALLHVKNGAWFLCLLVANVPDSFNEVCRGLIKNGERQDEESVGGRRRTEALRHLCKMNPSQALRVRGMVVEECHLPGLGVALTLDHTKNESSDDGVSDLVCFVSGLLLGTNAKVRTWFGTFIRNGQQRKRDNISSVLWQMRRQLLLELMGILPTVRSTHIVEEAEADTEPNVSVYSGLKEEHVVKASALLRLYCALMGIAGLKPTDEEAEQLLQLMTSRPPATPAGVRFVSLSFCMLLAFSTLVSTPEQEQLMVMWLSWMIKEEAYFESISGVSASFGEMLLLVAMYFHSNQLSAIIDLVCSTLGMKIVIKPSSLSRMKTIFTQEIFTEQVVTAHAVRVPVTGSLSANITGFLPIHCIYQLLKSRSFTKHKVSIKDWIYRQLCETTTPLHPQLLPLIDVYINSILTPASKSNPEATNQPVTEQEILNVFQGLSGGENARSTQRFSITTQLLVLYYVLSYEEALLANTKILAAMQRKPKSYSSALMDQIPIKYLIRQAQGLQQELGGLHSALLRLLATNYPHLCIVDDWICEEQITGTDALLRRMLLTNMAKNHSPKQLQEAFSMLPGNHTQLMQILEHLTLLSAGELIPYAEVLTSNMNLLLEAGVPRGILQAVNKLWMVLNTVMPRRLWVMTVNALQPSAKLVRQQKYTQNDLMIDPLIVLRCDQRVHRSPPLMDIILHMLNGYLLASKAYLNAHLKETAEQDMRPSQNNPMGPEAPEVTREELKNALLAAQDSAAVQILLEICLPTEEEKGQSSRAQGLLRDVQSPPSPQGAEAEEEEEEEEEQSLLCNLREVQCLICCLLHQMYIADPNIVKLVHFQGYPCELLALTVAGIPSMHICLDFIPELIAQPELEKQIFAIQLLSYLCIQYALPKSLSVARLAINVMGTLLTVLTQSKRYMFFMPTLPCLVSFCQAFPPLYEDIMSLLIQIGQVCASDVATQTRDFDPIITRLQQLKEKPHDFSGFCKDSSSKSCSRDSASLDPDVQLCQCVENTIIEIINMSVSGI; encoded by the exons atgTCCGAGTGCTCGGCGCTGCAGTTCGTCAGCCCCTACGCCTTCGAGGCGATGCAGAAGGTGGACGTGGTGCGCCTGGCCGCGCTGAGCGACCCcgagctgcggctgctgctgccctgcctcgTGCGCATGGCGCTGTGCGCGCCCGCCGACCAGAGCCAGAGCTGGGCGCAGGACAAGAAGCTGATCCTGCGGCTGCTCTCGGGGGTCGAGGCGGTCAATTCCATCGTGGCGCTGCTCTCCGTGGACTTCCACGCCCTGGAGCAGGACGCCagcaaggagcagcagctccg GCACAAGCTGGGAGGTGGCAGTGGGGAAAGCATCttggtgtcacagctgcagcacgggctgacgctggAATTTGAGCACAGTGATTCTCCTCGGCGGCTCCGGCTGGTGCTCAGCGAGTTGCTGGCCATTATGAACAAG GTGTCAGAATCAAATGGTGAATTTTTCCTCAAATCTTCTGAGCTCTTTGAGAGTCCTGTGTACCTGGAGGAGGCAGCAGATGTTCTCTGCATTTTGCAAGCAG agctgccatcactgtTGCCAATAGTGGATGTGGCTGAGGCTCTGCTGCACGTTAAGAACGGAGCCTGGTTCCTTTGCCTGCTGGTGGCCAATGTCCCTGACAGCTTCAATGAGG TGTGCCGGGGTTTGATAAAGAACGGCGAGCGGCAGGACGAGGAGAGCGTCGGCGGCCGGCGCAGGACGGAGGCTCTGCGGCACCTGTGCAAGATGAACCCTTCCCAAGCCCTCAGGGTGCGGGGCATGGTG GTGGAGGAGTGTCACCTGCCAGGTCTTGGTGTGGCTCTGACCTTGGATCACACCAAGAACGAATCCTCAGATGATGGAGTGAGTGACCTGGTGTGTTTTGTGAGTGGTTTGCTGCTCGGAACAAACGCAAAGGTTCGGACGTGGTTTGGAACTTTCATCCGAAATGGACAACAG AGAAAAAGAGATAACATCAGCTCTGTGCTGTGGCAGAtgaggaggcagctgctgctggagctgatgGGGATCCTGCCCACGGTGCGCAGCACGCACATCGTGGAGGAGGCGGAGGCCGACACGGAGCCCAACGTGTCCGTGTACTCGGGGCTCAAGGAGGAGCACGTGGTGAAGGCCAGCGCCCTGCTGCGCCTCTACTGTGCCCTCATGGGCATTGCTGGCCTCAA GCCCACGGATGAggaggctgagcagctcctgcagctgatgACGAGCCGCCCTCCCGCCACCCCAGCCGGCGTGCGCTTCGTGTCCCTGTCCTTCTGCATGCTCCTGGCCTTCTCCACGCTGGTCAG caccccagagcaggagcagctcatggTGATGTGGCTCAGCTGGATGATAAAGGAAGAAGCCTACTTTGAAAG CATTTCTGGTGTGTCTGCTTCCTTTGGAGAGATGCTGCTCTTGGTAGCCATGTACTTCCACAGCAACCAGCTCAGTGCCATCATTGATTTGGTCTGCTCCACCTTGGGAATGAAG ATTGTTATTAAGCCCAGCTCACTGAGCAGAATGAAAACAATCTTCACACAGGAGATTTTCACTGAACAG GTGGTCACAGCCCATGCTGTCCGTGTGCCTGTGACAGGCAGCCTCAGTGCCAACATCACTGGCTTTTTGCCCATCCACTGCATTTACCAGCTCCTAAAGAGCCGTTCCTTCACCAAGCACAAAGTGTCCATTAAG GACTGGATCTACCGGCAGCTCTGTGAAACCACCACCCCCCTGCACCCTCAGCTGCTGCCCCTCATTGATGTCTACATCAACTCCATCCTCACTCCTGCATCTAAATCTAACCCAGAGGCCACCAACCAGCCTGTCACAGAGCAGGAGATCCTCAATGTTTTCCAAGGACTCTCTGGG GGAGAAAATGCTCGTTCCACGCAGCGCTTCAGCATCACCACACAGCTGCTCGTGCTCTACTACGTCCTGTCCTATGAGGAGGCACTGCTGGCCAACACAAAGATCCTGG CTGCAATGCAGAGAAAACCCAAGTCCTACTCCTCAGCACTGATGGACCAGATTCCAATCAAGTACCTCATCCGgcaggcacaggggctgcagcaggagctgggag ggttGCACTCTGCCCTGCTGAGGCTCCTGGCCACCAACTACCCCCACCTGTGCATTGTGGATGACTGGATCTGCGAGGAGCAGATCACCGGCACCGACGCCCTGCTCAGGAGGATGCTCCTCACCAACATGGCCAAGAACCACTCTCCCAAACAGCTCCAGGAAG CCTTTTCCATGCTGCCTGGGAATCACACCCAGCTGATGCAGATCCTGGAACATCTGACCCTTCTCTCAGCTGGAGAATTGATCCCCTATGCAGAGGTGTTGACCTCAAACATGAATCTTCTGCTGGAAGCTGGAGTCCCTCGGGGGATTCTGCAGGCTGTCAATAAACTCTGGATGGTTCTCAACACTGTCATGCCCAGGAG GTTGTGGGTGATGACTGTTAATGCCCTGCAGCCTTCAGCAAAACTGGTGAGGCAGCAGAAATACACCCAGAATGATCTGATGATTGACCCCCTGATTGTGCTCAGGTGTGACCAGAGAGTGCACAG GAGCCCTCCTCTGATGGATATCATTTTGCACATGTTGAATGGATATCTTCTTGCTTCCAAAGCTTACCTTAATGCTCACCTGaaggaaacagcagagcaggACATGAGGCCATCCCAAAACAATCCAATGGGTCCAGAGGCCCCAGAAGTTACAAGGGAAGAGTTAAAAAATGCTTTGCTTGCTGCTCAG GACAGTGCTGCTGTGCAGATCCTCCTGGAGATCTGCTTGCCTACAGAAGAGGAGaaggggcagagcagcagagcccagggtttGCTGAGGGATGTGCAGAGCCCCCCGAGCCCTCAGGGGGctgaggcagaggaggaggaggaggaagaggaggagcagagctTGCTGTGCAACCTGCGGGAGGTGCAGTGCCTGATCTGCTGCCTGCTGCACCAGATGTACATTGCTGACCCCAACATTGTCAAACTGGTGCATTTCCAG GGTTATCCATGTGAGCTCCTGGCACTGACAGTGGCTGGGATCCCATCCATGCACATCTGCCTGGATTTCATTCCTGAGCTCATTGCCCAGCCTGAGCTGGAAAAGCAG ATCTTTGCCATCCAGCTGCTCTCCTACCTGTGCATCCAGTATGCCCTGCCCAAATCCCTCAGCGTGGCTCGCTTGGCCATCAACGTGATGGGGACTCTGCTCACAG TCCTGACCCAGTCCAAGCGTTACATGTTCTTCatgcccaccctgccctgcctggtgtCCTTCTGCCAGGCCTTTCCTCCCCTCTATGAGGACATCATGTCCCTGCTGATCCAGATTGGACAAGTTTGTGCCTCTGATGTTGCCACACAGACCCGAGACTTCGACCCCATCATCACCC GTCTCCAGCAGCTGAAGGAGAAGCCACACGATTTCTCAGGGTTCTGTAAAGATTCCTCCAGCAAAAGCTGCTCCAGGGACTCTGCAAGCCTGGACCCTGATgtgcagctgtgccagtgtgTGGAGAACACCATCATCGAAATCATTAACATGAGTGTCAGTGgcatttag